In Candidatus Yanofskybacteria bacterium, the following proteins share a genomic window:
- a CDS encoding glycosyltransferase has protein sequence MSNNTQNIKIALIHDWLLGVGGAEKTLKTFHDIFPQAPIYTLFYNKKFTDWFLPQAEIRTTFTQNFYRIFQSHKLLTPLLPIAIETIDLSDFDLVISSSVAFAKGLVLKPRTKHICYCYSPTRQLWDWHAEYKKEISFTPKLWASLVQHFLRIWDRHASTRVDHFVAISENVRQRIKKYYQRDSSVIYPPVTKLPVANYQLPITKGYFLIVSRLFKHKNIDIAIGAFNKLGWPLIIIGNGPENKNLKSQISNLKNIKMLGFVSDKELPHYYQNCIAFIMPQEEDFGITPIEAMSYGKPVLALKRGGALEYIQEGINGEFFDDPTEEVLADGIRRLKQNLPNYDSEKIKKTAERFSEKRFKNEITDLVKKVSI, from the coding sequence TTGTCAAACAATACCCAAAACATAAAGATTGCTTTAATTCATGACTGGCTTTTAGGTGTTGGCGGGGCAGAAAAGACATTGAAAACATTTCATGACATATTTCCGCAAGCTCCGATTTATACACTTTTTTATAATAAAAAATTTACCGATTGGTTTTTGCCGCAAGCAGAAATTAGAACAACTTTTACTCAAAACTTCTATCGCATTTTCCAAAGTCATAAATTGCTAACTCCGCTTCTGCCAATTGCCATTGAGACTATTGATTTAAGTGATTTTGACTTGGTAATTTCATCATCTGTCGCATTTGCCAAAGGACTTGTGCTCAAACCGCGCACAAAACACATCTGTTATTGTTACAGCCCCACCAGGCAATTATGGGACTGGCACGCAGAATATAAAAAAGAAATCAGTTTTACACCCAAGTTGTGGGCATCTTTGGTCCAACACTTTCTAAGAATCTGGGACCGGCACGCCTCAACACGAGTTGATCATTTTGTCGCAATTTCTGAAAACGTCCGCCAACGCATAAAGAAATACTACCAGCGAGATTCTTCCGTAATATACCCGCCGGTAACCAAATTACCAGTTGCTAATTACCAGTTACCAATTACTAAAGGTTATTTTTTAATTGTAAGCCGTCTTTTTAAACATAAAAATATAGATATAGCAATCGGGGCTTTTAATAAATTAGGCTGGCCTCTCATCATAATAGGAAATGGCCCCGAAAACAAAAATCTCAAATCTCAAATCTCAAATTTAAAAAATATTAAAATGTTGGGTTTTGTTTCTGACAAAGAACTGCCCCATTATTATCAAAACTGTATAGCGTTTATAATGCCGCAAGAGGAAGATTTTGGCATTACACCCATCGAAGCAATGAGCTACGGCAAACCAGTATTGGCGCTCAAGCGCGGCGGCGCGTTAGAATATATACAAGAAGGCATAAATGGCGAATTTTTTGACGACCCAACCGAAGAGGTGCTAGCCGACGGCATCCGCCGTCTAAAACAAAATTTGCCCAATTATGATTCCGAAAAAATAAAAAAAACCGCAGAACGGTTTTCAGAAAAAAGGTTTAAAAACGAGATAACGGATTTGGTGAAAAAGGTATCAATCTAA
- a CDS encoding EamA family transporter, with protein MPAWLSLAMLVAIFFGVVPILSNKAIQIHGPIVNFLILNEVMFVLALTWLLFSGYQNIFLVTKKSLSFSLIGGVLSFFGVALIYSIYEMFPRELSLIAITTSFSVVILAIINNFLGEKLFFHQWLGAIIAFLGIVLVNWKK; from the coding sequence ATGCCAGCTTGGTTGTCATTGGCGATGTTGGTAGCTATATTTTTTGGGGTTGTTCCGATTCTGAGTAATAAAGCGATACAGATACACGGTCCCATCGTTAATTTCTTGATTTTAAACGAAGTCATGTTTGTTTTGGCTTTAACCTGGCTTTTGTTTTCCGGATATCAAAACATATTTCTTGTGACTAAAAAGTCTCTAAGCTTTTCTTTGATTGGCGGTGTGCTGTCATTTTTTGGAGTAGCTTTAATCTACTCTATTTATGAAATGTTCCCCAGGGAATTATCGCTGATTGCAATTACGACAAGTTTTTCGGTGGTAATTTTGGCAATAATTAATAATTTTCTTGGCGAAAAATTATTTTTCCACCAGTGGCTCGGAGCGATTATCGCCTTTTTGGGCATAGTTCTGGTTAACTGGAAAAAATAA
- a CDS encoding rod shape-determining protein, whose product MFVKKIGIDLGTTSTLVFVPNKGLVINEPSVVAISVLDNKIIAVGNYAKEMIGRAPDSIIVSRPLKDGVIADYRVTEAMLKYFINKAIGRFGFYKPEILVSVPAGITSTERRAVIEATINAGAKVAYLVKEPVLAAIGAKIPINSPIGNLILNIGGGTSDVAVISLGGIVTWSSARVGGNKIDLAIVEYVKKKHGLAIGERTAELIKIAIGNAIKQTNEEKINVRGRDLTTGYPKTIELTSNEITDATQEQLREIVQTVKNVLQETPPELCSDIMDRGIVISGGGALLKNIDILMTRITGVPARTADDPLLCVAKGTGIVLDNLEVYKKNIMAKK is encoded by the coding sequence TTGTTTGTCAAAAAAATAGGTATTGATCTTGGGACAACTAGCACTTTAGTTTTCGTGCCAAACAAAGGACTTGTAATAAATGAGCCGTCTGTTGTCGCAATTTCTGTGTTGGACAATAAAATAATTGCTGTTGGTAACTATGCAAAAGAAATGATAGGCAGAGCGCCTGATAGTATTATTGTTTCTAGACCGCTTAAGGATGGCGTAATTGCTGATTATAGGGTTACGGAAGCAATGTTGAAATATTTTATAAACAAAGCAATTGGACGTTTTGGATTTTATAAACCAGAAATTTTAGTTTCGGTACCTGCAGGTATCACCTCCACCGAACGACGAGCTGTAATTGAGGCCACAATTAATGCTGGGGCCAAAGTAGCATACTTGGTCAAGGAACCGGTTTTGGCCGCAATTGGAGCTAAAATACCCATCAATAGCCCCATTGGCAACTTAATCTTAAATATCGGCGGTGGCACTTCGGATGTTGCGGTTATTAGTTTAGGAGGCATAGTTACTTGGTCGTCGGCTAGAGTAGGTGGCAACAAAATAGATCTAGCAATTGTTGAGTATGTAAAAAAGAAACATGGCTTAGCAATAGGTGAGAGAACTGCAGAACTTATAAAAATAGCAATTGGTAACGCAATAAAACAAACAAATGAAGAAAAAATTAATGTACGCGGACGTGATTTGACTACTGGCTATCCAAAAACCATCGAGTTGACTTCAAATGAAATTACAGATGCCACGCAAGAACAATTACGAGAAATAGTACAAACTGTAAAAAATGTTCTGCAAGAAACTCCGCCAGAACTTTGTTCCGACATAATGGATCGTGGAATTGTTATATCCGGAGGCGGAGCATTATTAAAAAATATAGATATCCTCATGACGCGGATTACTGGCGTACCGGCCCGTACTGCGGATGACCCACTGCTTTGTGTGGCCAAAGGAACGGGAATCGTGCTGGACAACTTGGAAGTTTACAAAAAGAATATTATGGCGAAAAAATAA
- the rpsI gene encoding 30S ribosomal protein S9, with product MQSEPTKTIKNGPEKYYESIGRRKRAVARVRVFTKKSTDAQTAEDKALITVNDKPYYEYFKVQELQNIVESPLKKLKSLGRFKATIRLFGGGIHGQADAAKFGLSRALVMFDQNFSKKLRKAGYLTRDSREKERRKYGLKKARKAPQWAKR from the coding sequence ATGCAATCAGAACCGACAAAAACAATAAAAAACGGCCCAGAAAAATATTATGAATCCATAGGCCGCAGGAAAAGAGCTGTCGCGAGAGTACGCGTATTTACCAAAAAATCAACCGATGCTCAAACTGCTGAGGATAAGGCACTAATCACAGTTAATGATAAACCATATTATGAATATTTTAAGGTCCAGGAACTGCAAAACATAGTTGAATCTCCACTTAAAAAACTAAAATCTCTTGGCAGGTTTAAGGCCACAATACGACTATTTGGCGGCGGCATACATGGCCAGGCCGATGCGGCTAAGTTCGGTTTAAGCCGAGCATTAGTTATGTTTGATCAAAATTTTTCTAAAAAACTCCGCAAAGCAGGCTATCTTACTCGTGATTCACGCGAAAAAGAACGCCGCAAATACGGCCTCAAAAAAGCCCGAAAAGCCCCACAATGGGCGAAGCGTTAA
- the rplM gene encoding 50S ribosomal protein L13, which translates to MAIHNIDAANQSLGRLASNIAVILRGKINPNYKPNILPTEKVLITNIDKIKFTGKKTDQKTYYHYSGYPGGMKSKKLKTLFEQNPKRVLWLAVYRMLAPNKLRSKIIKNLEIE; encoded by the coding sequence ATGGCCATACATAACATCGATGCCGCAAATCAATCATTAGGACGTTTGGCAAGTAATATTGCCGTTATTTTGCGTGGCAAAATTAATCCCAATTATAAACCCAATATTTTGCCAACAGAAAAGGTTTTAATCACGAATATAGATAAAATTAAATTTACGGGCAAAAAAACTGACCAAAAAACATATTATCATTATTCGGGCTATCCAGGCGGAATGAAATCCAAAAAATTAAAAACGCTATTTGAGCAAAACCCGAAACGTGTATTGTGGTTAGCGGTTTATAGAATGCTTGCACCAAATAAATTAAGAAGTAAGATAATAAAGAATCTAGAAATTGAATAA
- the rplQ gene encoding 50S ribosomal protein L17 has translation MQHGKKNRKFGRETKQRKALLRDLTLALITNKKITTTQAKAKSLRPFIEKLITKGKANNLAAFKTIASQVGTLVAKKLTQEIGPGFAERSGGYTRIRNLPPRLSDGSKMAIIELVS, from the coding sequence ATGCAACACGGTAAAAAAAATCGTAAATTTGGGAGAGAAACTAAGCAACGCAAGGCATTATTGCGTGACCTTACATTGGCCCTAATTACAAACAAAAAAATAACAACAACACAAGCCAAGGCAAAAAGTTTAAGGCCATTTATAGAAAAGCTGATAACAAAGGGTAAAGCGAATAATCTTGCGGCATTCAAAACAATTGCTTCACAAGTGGGAACGCTTGTCGCGAAAAAATTAACCCAAGAAATTGGCCCGGGATTTGCCGAAAGAAGCGGGGGGTACACCAGGATCAGGAATCTGCCACCGCGTTTAAGCGACGGATCCAAAATGGCAATTATAGAATTGGTAAGTTAA
- a CDS encoding DNA-directed RNA polymerase subunit alpha, translating into MFQLPTEPKVVSKNGNQAVFEIGPLFPGYGTTIGNTLRRVLMSSLDGAAITFMKIKGVDHEFSAISGVLEDVIEIILNLKRVRFKLFSDEPVTLVLSSKGEGEVTAANIKSTSDVEIINKNQHIATVTDKKIEFEMEITVERGIGYVPAEQRQKEKLSVGKIAIDGIFTPIRNVNFTVENIRVGQRTDYNKVLLDVETDGSISPEEALKKASQILVEHFTIIKNVELPTEEAAKEKPKKSRKKKSEE; encoded by the coding sequence ATGTTTCAACTACCAACAGAACCAAAGGTCGTTTCCAAAAATGGCAACCAGGCAGTTTTTGAAATTGGACCTCTCTTTCCGGGTTATGGAACCACCATTGGTAATACCCTTCGACGCGTTTTAATGTCATCTTTGGACGGTGCGGCAATAACTTTTATGAAAATAAAAGGAGTTGACCATGAATTTTCTGCAATTTCAGGAGTCTTAGAAGATGTAATTGAAATTATATTAAACTTAAAAAGAGTAAGATTTAAATTATTTTCTGATGAACCGGTTACGCTAGTGCTTAGTTCAAAGGGAGAAGGTGAGGTTACAGCTGCTAACATTAAAAGCACCTCTGATGTTGAAATTATAAATAAAAACCAGCATATTGCGACAGTAACCGATAAGAAAATAGAGTTTGAAATGGAAATAACTGTTGAGAGGGGTATCGGTTACGTCCCAGCCGAACAAAGACAAAAAGAAAAGTTGAGTGTTGGTAAAATTGCAATTGATGGTATTTTTACTCCGATTAGAAATGTTAATTTCACCGTAGAAAACATCCGTGTAGGCCAAAGAACTGATTACAATAAAGTTTTGCTAGACGTAGAAACTGATGGTAGTATCAGTCCTGAAGAAGCGCTAAAGAAAGCATCCCAAATACTAGTTGAGCATTTTACTATAATTAAAAATGTGGAATTACCCACGGAAGAAGCGGCAAAAGAAAAACCCAAAAAGAGCCGCAAGAAAAAATCAGAAGAATAA
- the rpsD gene encoding 30S ribosomal protein S4, with amino-acid sequence MARYTGPREKIERRLGTKLFLKGERSYSPKSATVKRMYPPGMHGKSFRNRISEYGSQLQAKQKIRNTYRMMERQFKNWVKDAIKSKQETGDTLIKKLETRLDNVVFRSGLAQSRDQARQLVNHGHIKVNSKKVSIPSCEVKIGDILKVREGSLKTKYFSVSLAQWLKKCEPPKWIELDKDTLTIKIVGLPTIQESGLEVKDIQLLIEFYSR; translated from the coding sequence TTGGCACGCTATACTGGCCCACGAGAAAAAATAGAACGAAGATTAGGAACTAAACTTTTTTTAAAAGGTGAGCGTTCATATTCTCCCAAATCAGCTACTGTAAAAAGGATGTATCCACCAGGAATGCATGGCAAAAGTTTCAGGAACCGCATTTCCGAATACGGCTCCCAGCTACAGGCCAAACAAAAAATAAGAAATACTTACCGTATGATGGAAAGGCAATTTAAGAACTGGGTAAAAGATGCCATTAAATCAAAACAGGAAACGGGCGATACTCTGATAAAAAAACTTGAAACAAGACTAGACAACGTAGTGTTCCGCTCTGGTTTGGCCCAGTCGCGTGACCAAGCGCGCCAGCTCGTAAATCATGGCCATATCAAAGTTAACAGTAAAAAGGTGTCTATACCTTCTTGCGAAGTTAAAATCGGGGACATATTGAAAGTCAGAGAGGGCAGCTTAAAAACAAAGTATTTTTCTGTTTCGTTGGCACAGTGGCTTAAAAAATGTGAACCACCCAAATGGATTGAACTTGATAAAGATACGCTGACCATCAAAATCGTAGGTTTACCAACAATACAAGAAAGCGGTCTTGAAGTAAAAGACATACAACTATTAATTGAATTTTACTCACGCTAA
- the rpsK gene encoding 30S ribosomal protein S11 yields the protein MGKKRIITTSGQNTTAENTADVGTAKKSSKKQVFKGTINISSSYNNTIVSVTDPNGNIFAFSSAGMLGFKGARKSTPYAATLVGKDASEKAKRLGLQEAKVSIKGIGPGREAAIRGIASTGINITSIIDATPMPHNGVRAAKPRRV from the coding sequence ATGGGTAAAAAAAGAATCATAACAACTTCTGGACAGAATACGACTGCCGAAAACACGGCAGATGTTGGAACGGCCAAAAAGTCATCTAAAAAACAGGTGTTTAAAGGGACAATCAATATTTCTTCTTCATACAATAATACCATCGTGTCTGTGACAGATCCGAATGGTAACATCTTTGCTTTTTCTTCTGCGGGTATGCTGGGTTTCAAGGGCGCAAGAAAATCAACTCCTTATGCTGCAACGCTTGTTGGCAAGGACGCATCAGAAAAAGCAAAAAGATTAGGGCTTCAGGAAGCAAAGGTTTCAATAAAAGGCATTGGCCCTGGCCGTGAAGCAGCAATACGTGGTATCGCTAGCACTGGTATAAACATCACTTCAATCATAGACGCCACACCCATGCCGCATAATGGAGTAAGGGCGGCAAAACCCCGAAGAGTGTAA
- the rpsM gene encoding 30S ribosomal protein S13 gives MARISGINIPDNKKIEYSLSYIYGIGPTNSRIILKSANVSKDKRAKELTSEEINRIQSIIDRNYKVEGDLRREVSENIKRLKEISVWRGVRHARRLPIHGRTKTNSRTTRGNVRKTMGSGRKPTAQKT, from the coding sequence ATGGCTAGAATTTCAGGAATTAATATTCCAGACAACAAAAAAATAGAGTACTCATTGAGCTATATATACGGCATTGGTCCGACCAATAGTCGAATAATTTTAAAATCAGCAAACGTATCGAAAGATAAACGCGCCAAAGAACTAACTTCGGAGGAAATCAATCGCATTCAAAGCATTATTGATCGCAACTATAAAGTTGAGGGGGATTTACGACGCGAAGTTTCAGAAAACATAAAAAGATTGAAAGAAATCAGTGTCTGGCGCGGAGTAAGACACGCGAGGCGCCTGCCAATCCATGGCCGAACAAAAACCAATTCCCGCACCACAAGAGGTAATGTAAGAAAGACCATGGGTTCTGGTAGGAAACCAACGGCACAAAAAACATAA
- the rpmJ gene encoding 50S ribosomal protein L36, producing the protein MKVRVSVKKICNNCKLVRRKGKLYCICSNPKHKQRQG; encoded by the coding sequence ATGAAAGTCAGAGTTTCTGTAAAAAAAATATGTAATAATTGCAAATTGGTACGCCGCAAAGGCAAGTTGTATTGTATTTGCAGTAATCCGAAACACAAACAACGTCAGGGCTAA
- the infA gene encoding translation initiation factor IF-1 yields the protein MSDQKLKEEGIVIDALPDTKFKVKLNDGREVLAYLAGKMRMNHIKVIIGDKVTLELSPDGTKGRIIYRR from the coding sequence TTGAGTGATCAAAAATTAAAAGAAGAAGGCATTGTTATAGATGCCTTGCCCGACACAAAATTTAAGGTCAAACTCAACGATGGTAGAGAAGTTTTGGCGTATTTAGCGGGAAAAATGAGAATGAACCATATAAAGGTGATAATTGGCGATAAAGTAACACTGGAACTAAGCCCCGATGGGACAAAAGGAAGAATCATCTACCGCAGGTAA
- a CDS encoding alanine--tRNA ligase yields MTHLEIRKKFLKFFEDRGHKIVPSSSLLPNDPSVLFTTAGMQQFKPYYTGEADPMKDFGSLNAASIQKCIRTSDIDEVGDESHLTFFEMLGNFSFGGYWKKEAIEYAHEFITKEMGLEIDYISVFGGADTHEIFELKKIKADPVPTDKDSEQIWKKIDPNIKIEARKGINGLRDNFWGPTGDEGPCGPTTEIYVKGVEIWNIVFNEYNCTKDFKFEPLKKRGVDTGMGLERLAMAVQNKKNIFETDLFAFGNGLPRIIADHARAVVFLISDGVLPSNKDQGYVLRRLIRRIIVKRNDTANLYEILNSVIHEYKYFYANLDENKIREVFKEEAEKFWKTMSRGLAELNKLEIVDLLAAFKLYESYGLPYESIKDSGKAKNLTREAFDEEFKKHQAKSRAGAEKKFGGHGLILDTGELKAGSEEELAKVTRLHTATHLLHASLRKVLGEEVHQAGSDITPERLRFDFTFPRKMTSEDIKQVEEIVNKAIDQDLPVTTREMPYEEALKKGALAFFKLKYPPIVKVYTIGSDDKPFSRELCGGPHVAHTGEIGKFKIKKEESISAGTRRIRADIS; encoded by the coding sequence GTGACACACCTTGAGATACGCAAAAAATTCCTAAAGTTTTTTGAAGATAGGGGACACAAGATTGTTCCATCAAGCTCGCTTTTGCCGAATGATCCATCGGTGCTTTTTACTACCGCCGGCATGCAGCAGTTCAAACCATACTATACCGGCGAAGCCGATCCGATGAAAGATTTTGGTTCTCTCAACGCCGCATCCATCCAAAAATGCATCCGTACCTCTGATATAGACGAGGTGGGGGACGAATCGCACCTTACTTTCTTTGAAATGCTCGGGAATTTCAGTTTCGGCGGTTACTGGAAAAAAGAAGCGATTGAATACGCCCATGAATTTATCACCAAGGAAATGGGGTTAGAGATTGATTATATCTCGGTATTTGGCGGAGCAGACACGCATGAGATATTTGAATTAAAAAAAATTAAAGCCGACCCCGTGCCAACAGATAAAGATTCGGAACAAATTTGGAAGAAAATTGACCCAAACATAAAAATAGAGGCGAGAAAAGGAATAAATGGATTGCGTGATAATTTTTGGGGTCCCACCGGAGACGAGGGTCCCTGCGGACCGACAACAGAAATATATGTTAAAGGTGTTGAAATTTGGAATATTGTTTTTAATGAATATAATTGTACAAAAGATTTTAAATTTGAACCCCTAAAGAAGCGGGGCGTGGATACCGGTATGGGGCTAGAGCGGCTGGCAATGGCAGTCCAAAACAAAAAAAATATTTTTGAAACAGACCTCTTTGCTTTTGGAAATGGGCTACCGAGAATCATTGCTGACCACGCTAGGGCAGTTGTTTTTCTTATTTCTGACGGAGTTTTACCTTCAAATAAAGATCAGGGCTATGTTTTGAGACGTTTGATACGTCGAATCATAGTAAAAAGAAATGATACCGCCAATCTTTATGAGATATTGAACTCTGTCATTCACGAATATAAATATTTCTATGCCAATTTGGACGAGAATAAAATACGGGAGGTATTCAAAGAAGAAGCCGAAAAATTTTGGAAAACGATGTCGCGTGGTTTGGCAGAATTAAATAAATTAGAAATTGTTGATTTGTTAGCCGCTTTTAAACTTTATGAGAGTTACGGTTTACCTTACGAAAGCATTAAAGATTCAGGAAAAGCCAAAAATCTAACTCGTGAAGCGTTTGATGAGGAATTTAAAAAACACCAGGCCAAATCACGTGCCGGCGCAGAAAAAAAATTTGGCGGACATGGGTTAATATTGGACACCGGGGAATTAAAAGCCGGCAGCGAGGAAGAATTGGCCAAGGTTACACGTCTGCATACCGCAACACATCTTCTGCATGCTTCATTGCGCAAAGTACTGGGCGAAGAAGTGCATCAAGCCGGGTCTGACATTACCCCAGAACGCTTAAGATTTGACTTTACATTCCCACGCAAAATGACTAGCGAAGACATCAAACAAGTTGAAGAAATCGTGAATAAAGCCATTGATCAAGACCTCCCGGTAACTACGCGGGAAATGCCATACGAAGAAGCGCTCAAAAAAGGCGCTTTGGCTTTCTTCAAACTCAAATATCCGCCGATTGTGAAGGTATACACAATTGGCTCCGATGATAAGCCATTCAGCCGTGAACTCTGCGGAGGGCCTCATGTTGCTCACACCGGCGAAATCGGCAAATTTAAAATAAAAAAAGAAGAATCAATCTCCGCTGGTACTCGGCGGATAAGGGCAGACATTAGTTAA
- a CDS encoding helix-turn-helix transcriptional regulator, protein MQINSTTATLFNSDFIEPVTIVWYNEAMTRINKLKNQATKLRDRGYSYNMISASIGISKSTLSDWFRDRKFTPNIEVLDRIYRGPMKSAEKSHNRKVQETKELLEAGAKEIGKLSNRDLWLLGLGIYIGEGTKNNDIIRVINADPAVIRLSIRWFKEIIGLPDDNFAIRLHLYPDNNINESIKFWKKETGLSDKNFQKVQIDRRENKKIYKRKKLPFGTAHVTIKANGNIAFGVKLFRRIKGWIYGVLSQ, encoded by the coding sequence ATGCAGATAAATTCTACAACTGCCACACTTTTTAATTCCGATTTTATTGAACCCGTGACTATAGTCTGGTATAATGAGGCTATGACCAGAATTAATAAACTTAAAAATCAGGCAACAAAACTAAGAGATAGGGGATACTCCTATAACATGATCTCGGCAAGTATAGGAATATCAAAAAGTACTCTAAGTGACTGGTTTAGAGATCGTAAGTTTACTCCTAACATAGAAGTTTTAGATAGAATATACCGCGGGCCCATGAAATCAGCCGAAAAAAGCCACAATCGTAAAGTACAAGAAACTAAGGAATTACTTGAAGCTGGCGCTAAAGAAATCGGAAAACTTAGCAACCGAGACTTGTGGCTTTTAGGACTTGGCATTTATATAGGAGAGGGTACTAAAAATAATGATATTATTCGAGTAATCAATGCTGATCCAGCAGTAATAAGGCTCTCCATAAGATGGTTTAAAGAAATAATCGGCTTGCCAGATGATAACTTTGCCATAAGACTTCATTTATACCCTGATAACAACATTAATGAATCAATCAAATTCTGGAAAAAAGAAACTGGTTTGTCTGATAAAAACTTCCAAAAAGTACAAATAGATCGCAGAGAAAATAAAAAAATCTATAAAAGAAAAAAGCTGCCTTTTGGTACTGCTCATGTTACTATAAAGGCAAATGGAAATATTGCTTTTGGGGTAAAACTATTTAGGAGAATAAAGGGTTGGATATATGGTGTGTTATCGCAATAA
- a CDS encoding GIY-YIG nuclease family protein — protein MNKYYVYTLLSLKDRRFYVGFTANLKNRLQQHAHQDAKAREVFLKSGFGRNQMKQALKQTLL, from the coding sequence ATGAATAAGTATTACGTATACACATTGCTCTCACTTAAAGATAGGCGATTTTATGTTGGTTTCACCGCCAACCTAAAAAACCGTCTTCAGCAACACGCTCACCAAGATGCCAAAGCCAGAGAAGTGTTTCTCAAAAGTGGTTTTGGCAGAAACCAAATGAAGCAGGCATTAAAACAAACACTTTTGTAG
- a CDS encoding sigma-70 family RNA polymerase sigma factor, producing MPKNDYEIKSHNNNTADFQIIDKVLSGDKSSFGELFEKYQQRIFLVFMRLTKGNVHDSEDFLQDTFILAFSKLSTFKRNAGFYTWLHRIAVNVFLMSCRRKKYYVFSIEELQECQVTDEGRIVSTLRGEVITHGDRCVFRKSEIGEPDRTLENVPNKLSVNKLMRGLPPGYKETLALRDLEGFEYKEIARILGCSLGNVKSQRHKALQKLQTLATS from the coding sequence ATGCCAAAAAACGATTACGAAATAAAAAGCCACAACAATAACACGGCTGATTTTCAGATTATAGATAAAGTTTTATCAGGAGATAAATCATCATTTGGCGAGCTTTTTGAGAAATACCAGCAAAGAATTTTTTTGGTTTTTATGCGACTAACAAAGGGTAACGTGCACGATTCTGAAGATTTTCTTCAGGATACATTTATATTGGCCTTTTCCAAACTAAGCACTTTTAAAAGAAACGCCGGTTTCTATACTTGGCTTCATAGAATTGCCGTTAATGTTTTTCTTATGTCTTGCCGCCGCAAGAAATATTACGTTTTTTCAATTGAAGAACTGCAAGAATGTCAGGTTACAGACGAAGGCAGAATAGTAAGCACATTGCGAGGTGAAGTTATTACGCATGGCGATCGGTGTGTGTTCAGAAAAAGTGAAATTGGCGAACCTGATCGCACATTAGAAAACGTGCCAAATAAATTATCTGTAAACAAACTTATGCGTGGTTTGCCCCCGGGTTATAAAGAAACTCTAGCGTTACGCGACTTAGAAGGATTTGAATATAAAGAAATCGCCCGCATACTCGGGTGTTCATTGGGAAATGTAAAATCCCAACGCCATAAAGCCCTTCAAAAATTGCAGACTCTAGCCACTTCTTAA
- a CDS encoding HU family DNA-binding protein → MPVKKNQFVQTLADRWNVSKKQAGEYLDIVLEEVVKAMKSGDKKLNLSGFGVFKVVDRPARMARNPRTGEQVQVKASKKAKFTPAKALKEAVL, encoded by the coding sequence ATGCCAGTCAAGAAAAATCAATTTGTTCAAACTTTAGCCGACAGGTGGAATGTCTCCAAGAAACAAGCCGGAGAATATCTGGACATTGTTTTGGAAGAAGTCGTTAAGGCAATGAAAAGCGGAGACAAGAAATTAAATTTGAGCGGTTTCGGAGTTTTTAAGGTTGTTGACCGCCCAGCCCGTATGGCACGTAACCCCAGAACAGGAGAGCAGGTTCAAGTAAAAGCATCCAAAAAGGCCAAATTTACTCCAGCTAAAGCGCTCAAAGAAGCAGTTTTATAA